The Lycium barbarum isolate Lr01 chromosome 12, ASM1917538v2, whole genome shotgun sequence genome includes a region encoding these proteins:
- the LOC132622983 gene encoding chloroplastic group IIB intron splicing facilitator CRS2-B, chloroplastic isoform X2 — MLHAVSAPKSCSISYPRTPCYQRPFAPTRLRASASLPEPNGVKVEYTPWLVVGLGNPGNKYHGTRHNVGFEMIDRVSQEEGIVLNTIQSKALIGIGSIGEVPVVLAKPQSYMNFSGESVGPLAAYYQVPLRHILLVYDEMSLPNGVLRLQPKGGHGHHNGVKSVMEHLDGRREFPRFCIGIGNPPGTMDMKAYLLQKFSDLERKQVNAALDQGVEAVRTVVLEGFGSRISRFNIGQKYKYHKV, encoded by the exons ATGTTGCATGCAGTATCTGCCCCAAAAAGTTGCAGTATATCTTATCCAAGAACCCCTTGTTATCAAAGGCCTTTTGCCCCCACAAGGCTTAGAGCGTCAGCTTCACTTCCAGAGCCTAATGGGGTTAAGGTTGAGTACACTCCTTGGTTGGTTGTTGGATTGGGAAATCCCGGAAACAAGTATCATGGGACTCGCCACAAT GTTGGTTTCGAGATGATTGATCGAGTTTCTCAAGAGGAGGGCATTGTGTTAAACACAATACAGTCAAAGGCCTTGATTGGGATAG GTTCCATTGGGGAGGTACCTGTTGTATTGGCAAAGCCTCAGTCCTACATGAATTTCAGTGGAGAATCA GTTGGACCGCTTGCTGCATATTATCAGGTGCCCTTGCGTCACATCCTTCTG GTTTATGATGAGATGAGCTTACCCAATGGTGTTTTGAGGCTTCAGCCTAAAGGAGGACATGGCCATCATAATGG GGTGAAAAGTGTGATGGAGCATTTGGATGGTCGCCGGGAATTTCCACGATTTTGCATAG GAATTGGAAATCCGCCTGGTACTATGGACATGAAGGCATATCTTTTGCAAAAGTTCAGTGATTTAGAGCGGAAACAG GTGAATGCAGCACTTGATCAAGGAGTTGAGGCTGTCAGGACGGTAGTATTGGAAGGCTTTGGCAGTAGAATCTCGCGATTTAATATAGGGCAGAAATATAAGTATCATAAAGTTTGA
- the LOC132625213 gene encoding uncharacterized protein LOC132625213, with protein sequence MAGTSESLVQTQNLNSLFTALDPKSLILSQFSNSDQPQFLQLTTDCFLMERGPRYKAYADLRDKKLRIKHMKQSIPEEEEMEYNPEFVLTPPKKQVKFQGSFVTPPKRPKGSSILAQSVPDFSSALRKENRKPPPSMLPSLKEKSATPPPSKSGKFYGNIGGSKSVNSGEKRIGGMMTRKSYANVEELKGLASVARTAINGENRVGRTNRVANKTVLGYRQL encoded by the coding sequence ATGGCAGGGACCAGTGAATCTCTTGTTCAAACTCAAAATCTTAACTCTCTCTTCACTGCACTCGACCCCAAGTCTTTAATTCTCTCACAATTTTCAAATTCTGATCAACCCCAATTCCTTCAACTCACTACTGACTGTTTTCTCATGGAGAGGGGACCTCGTTACAAAGCCTATGCTGATCTTAGAGATAAAAAACTACGAATAAAGCACATGAAACAATCAATCcctgaagaagaagaaatggaataCAACCCCGAGTTTGTTTTGACCCCACCGAAGAAACAGGTGAAATTTCAAGGGAGTTTTGTAACACCACCTAAGAGGCCAAAAGGGTCATCGATTTTGGCTCAATCAGTGCCTGATTTTTCATCAGCATTGAGGAAAGAAAATCGAAAACCGCCACCCTCTATGCTGCCAAGTTTGAAGGAGAAGTCAGCTACGCCTCCTCCTTCAAAAAGTGGAAAGTTTTATGGGAATATTGGAGGTAGTAAATCAGTGAATTCAGGGGAAAAGAGGATTGGGGGTATGATGACTAGGAAGAGTTATGCTAATGTTGAGGAACTGAAGGGATTAGCTTCTGTTGCAAGGACTGCCATTAATGGAGAAAATAGAGTTGGAAGAACTAACAGAGTTGCTAACAAGACTGTTCTTGGATACAGACAATTATGA
- the LOC132622983 gene encoding chloroplastic group IIB intron splicing facilitator CRS2-B, chloroplastic isoform X1: MLHAVSAPKSCSISYPRTPCYQRPFAPTRLRASASLPEPNGVKVEYTPWLVVGLGNPGNKYHGTRHNVTYITQSVGFEMIDRVSQEEGIVLNTIQSKALIGIGSIGEVPVVLAKPQSYMNFSGESVGPLAAYYQVPLRHILLVYDEMSLPNGVLRLQPKGGHGHHNGVKSVMEHLDGRREFPRFCIGIGNPPGTMDMKAYLLQKFSDLERKQVNAALDQGVEAVRTVVLEGFGSRISRFNIGQKYKYHKV; this comes from the exons ATGTTGCATGCAGTATCTGCCCCAAAAAGTTGCAGTATATCTTATCCAAGAACCCCTTGTTATCAAAGGCCTTTTGCCCCCACAAGGCTTAGAGCGTCAGCTTCACTTCCAGAGCCTAATGGGGTTAAGGTTGAGTACACTCCTTGGTTGGTTGTTGGATTGGGAAATCCCGGAAACAAGTATCATGGGACTCGCCACAATGTAACTTACATAACTCAGAGC GTTGGTTTCGAGATGATTGATCGAGTTTCTCAAGAGGAGGGCATTGTGTTAAACACAATACAGTCAAAGGCCTTGATTGGGATAG GTTCCATTGGGGAGGTACCTGTTGTATTGGCAAAGCCTCAGTCCTACATGAATTTCAGTGGAGAATCA GTTGGACCGCTTGCTGCATATTATCAGGTGCCCTTGCGTCACATCCTTCTG GTTTATGATGAGATGAGCTTACCCAATGGTGTTTTGAGGCTTCAGCCTAAAGGAGGACATGGCCATCATAATGG GGTGAAAAGTGTGATGGAGCATTTGGATGGTCGCCGGGAATTTCCACGATTTTGCATAG GAATTGGAAATCCGCCTGGTACTATGGACATGAAGGCATATCTTTTGCAAAAGTTCAGTGATTTAGAGCGGAAACAG GTGAATGCAGCACTTGATCAAGGAGTTGAGGCTGTCAGGACGGTAGTATTGGAAGGCTTTGGCAGTAGAATCTCGCGATTTAATATAGGGCAGAAATATAAGTATCATAAAGTTTGA